A stretch of DNA from Natronorubrum halophilum:
ACGCCGGCCTTCGCATGGTATTGCTCTCTCAGACCGCTCAGGAGTTCTACGAGACCGAACAGGCCGAGAAGATCATTGGGATGTGCCCGATCAAAGTCTTCCACAAACTGCCCGAACTCGACGATCGGACGGCCGAGAAAATTGGCTTGACCAAAGAGCAGCGCCAGTATGTCAGAGGTGCTGACGCTGGGAAAGAAGATCTCGGCTACAGTCAATCACTCGTTCGCGTCGAGGAGCACGGCACCTATCCCTTGCACGTGGTCGCAGACGACTTCGAGAAGCGGGTTATCGACTACGAGCCAGAGGACCAGGCCTTCATCCAGCAGGCAATTAGCGACGAGCCGGCGGAACTGCTCGCCTTCGAAGAGTTCGTCGAAACTGAGGCACAGAAGAACGCTCTTGCGACCCGTCTCAATCTCACAGCAGAGACAGCGAGCCAACTCCTTGAAGAGGATCTCACGAAAGCGGAGGTCCTCGATGCTGTCGTTGAACAGGCTCTCGAATCGGATACAGAATCCGAAGAGGCACCGATCCAGACTGACGGTAGAACTGAACAGCGAACAATTGGACCCGAATATGACAGCTAAGACCATGACTACGCTCAATCGTTTCACGAAGATGCTCGGTTCATCGCCACAGTACGAGGCGACGCAACTCGAGTTCGAAGAGCAGGACTCGTTCGTCCAGCAGCAAGCAGACACGCCGGGACTACTCCTTCGAATCCGCCCCTACAAGGAGAACAACGGTGTCGTGGATGGGGCAGGTGTCCTTCAATCGGTCCACGATGTGACGACGAATTTCCGTGGGAAGAACACGAGCGATCACCACTCGTTCGAGGTCTGGTTCGATGAGGGGAAGATCAAGTTCTATATGCATGCTGCTACCGAGGCAGCCGCAGACAAGTTCCGCCGTCGGGTCGGGAACAACTACGCCAACAGCGAAATTTTCCCTGTCGAGGAAGGCCATGCGTTCCCAGTTATTGATTCTGACCAGTACGTCGCTGGTGCGTGGCTCGAGATGGAGAAGATTCCCTACTACCCGATCCGCCATCACAACAGCGAAGGCTTCGAGACGGACCCCTACGGCGAAATCACCAGCGAGATGCTCTCGCTCGACGAGAGTACAGTCGTCACACAGGTCGTCTTTCGACCCGCGAAGCAATCGTGGACCGAGGGTGATCGGTTCAAGCACAATAGCGTCGACGAACTCGCACACGCACTCCGGCAAGGAACCTCTGTGGGATGGCTCAACCCTCGGACCCGACCGGCAAGCGAGAAGGACAAGCAAGCAGCGAAAACGATCGAACAGCAACGCGGGCAACAGGCGTTCCACGTCAACATCCGCGTTCTTGCTGCCTCGAGTGAACAGGACGAAGCCGAGGCTCGAGCCCGCGGGGTTGCAGGGATGTTCAGGAAGTACTACAACGCGATCACGGAGCAAGGGCTGGACGATAACCCAGTCTGGCATCGCAAAGAGCGAAAACGAGCCGAGCGACTACGACGGTTCCTCTATCGTATGCGCGATCGCGAGTGGATCGACCGCCGCATGATCATGACCGTCGACGAACTCGCCGGTGTCGCACACATCCCTAATGCTGAGATTGAGACACCGAAGATCGATTGGCGATACACCCAACGTGGCGATCGGCTCCCGTCGGATGGGTCTCAACACCCATCTGACGAATCGCCGGTTGATGGGCAGACACCAGCTGTGCCGGATAAGACGGCAGTCACCTTTGACGGCTCTACTCGAGAGCAGGAGGGATTCGATGGTGTTTGATCGGTTCTTCGGATCCGGTGAGGAGTCTTCGAGTAGTGATAGTCAGCACGAACCAGTAGATGATGCATCCGGTGAAGATATCCCCTCCACAGGTAGTGACGACCAGACAGAAACCAAGAACGCTGTTTCTGAGTCGTCTCCTGATCAGCAACCAAACTCCGACAGCGAGCAATACCAGATCGTCGATCAAAATACGACTCGCATCGGTGGCAAGCCGATCCTCACGGAAACAGCCAGCGAAGGCACGGTCGCAGGCCCGTTCGTTCGAGAGATGTTCGAAGCTGGGATGTACAATGCCCCGGCCCCACTCTGGGTCGGCTACACGGAAGATCCTCAGACTGGATTTCGTGAGGCCCCGCTCCGGTTTGACTCACTGTTTCGGCACAACTGGATCGCAGGGACGACCGGCTACGGAAAGACGACTCAGCTCCTGAATATGATGGTGCAGTGGGCGTATTCGGGCTACGGCTTCACGTACTTCGATCCGAAAGGGCGAGACTCCCGTGAACTCCTCCGAATGCTCCCTAAACATCGCCTTGAGGACGTGATCTGGATCGAGCCCGGGTCGACCACCCATGAGGACACGGTCGGGATGAATTTTCTTGAAGTACCAGAATGCGAGACGACTGAGGAACTCGAGAACGAGATCGAAAACCGGGTCGAGAACCTGAAAGCAGTCTTCGATACGTCCGACTATTGGGGCATCAACATGGAGGCGATCACCGAGTCGATGGCTCGGGCGATGATGAAATCAGAGCAGCCGTTTTCGGTCATCGATATGTACTTCATCCTGCTCAACGCCGACCGTCGCGAAGACTTCGCACTCGATGTCGAGGATCCCTATATCCGTGAGTTCTGTCTCGAGATCGCGAACATGGAAGAGGAGACGATTCGACCACTTCTGAAACGGATCAAGTCCTGGGTTGAGAACTCGGTGATTCGCCGGATTATCGCTCATCGCGAGAGTACGATTAACTTCCGTGATATCATCGATAACGATCGGATCGTCATCGTCCGAACGCCCGTTGAGAACACGGATATCAAGAAGATGGTCACCCTCGGCGTGATGCGGAATTTGTGGAGTGCGATTCAGCGGCGGTCGTACGAACTCGATACCGATCCAGAACCCTACTTTGTTCTCTGTGACGAGTTTGACGATATCGCGAGCGACAATCTCGATATCGAGTCGATGCTAGCCCGTGCTCGGTCGATGCGGTTGTCGGTGACCCTGGCCTCGCAGTATCCCTCCCAGTTTGACGAGGACACGCTGAAAGCAATGCAGAACAACTGTGATAATCTTCTCACGTTCTCGGTCAACGACAGCGACGATGCCGAGTTGTTGATGAAACGCTTCCGCGACTACACGGCCGAAGATCTTATTACCACCGACCAGTTCAAAGTTTGGACGCGGATCCCACTGTCTGGAGGGCGCTACTCTGAACCGGTCTTGATCCGGACGTTTCCGCCATACCCGCCTCTCAGAGGGACGGATGCTGTCGATCGAATCATCGAACAGAGTCTCGAGCGGTATGGGACTGATCCGCTGACGGATGCTGAAATTCTGCAGGATCTCATCTATAGTGATTCGAACGAGGCAGCGAACCCCAAGCAGATTCTCGAGGAAACGATGGCGAAAGCCGTTCGTGCAATCCAAATCCGGGAAGATGTGCGGACAGAAAATGGCTGGGTCGATGTCACTATCGTCGACGAGGAACTCGCGGCCCGTCTCGAGAATACTGAGCCTGAGATCGACGTTGCACCCGAAGACTTGCCTGACATTCGTGAGGAATCCCGGTTGCTCGAGGTTACGCTGCAGAACGACGACATCGTGGTTCGGCTCACTGATGATGGAGAAACGCTGGTCAAGCCCGAGACGGGTACTGTTCGATCAGCTGGTGGCTCAAGTCACGATGCAGTCCTCTTCGAGACGGAAACAGCACTCACCAAACGTGGATTCAGTGTCGAAATTCTTGAGCAGGATGGAAGCGAGCAGCCCGACGCAATTGCAACCCACCCCGATCACGACGCCGTATTCAACATCGAGGCTGAGACGACGACGCCGGACCGACCCGTGAAAGTCTTGCAGAATCTCAAGCGAGCCCACGAAGCGGATCGGATTCCGATATTCGTCGTCCGTCCTGGTGACTCCGAGACAGAGTGGGCGACTCGAGTTGAGAATATCCTCTCGCCACCGCTGCAAGAGCGGGCCGATGGTACCGAACAGTTCTACAATCGTGATGAGGTCCTGACTTTCGGAGGTGGTGCGACCGCTCACGGTGGTGTCACTGCCGTTCGGCCCAAGACGTCTGAGACGAACCGAACTGTTTGGACACGAAAGAACGGTGAAATCGTTCTTTCAGACGGTGAAACAGAGTTTGCCCGCGTTCCAGATGAGGGACCACTCTCGAAA
This window harbors:
- a CDS encoding TraM recognition domain-containing protein encodes the protein MVFDRFFGSGEESSSSDSQHEPVDDASGEDIPSTGSDDQTETKNAVSESSPDQQPNSDSEQYQIVDQNTTRIGGKPILTETASEGTVAGPFVREMFEAGMYNAPAPLWVGYTEDPQTGFREAPLRFDSLFRHNWIAGTTGYGKTTQLLNMMVQWAYSGYGFTYFDPKGRDSRELLRMLPKHRLEDVIWIEPGSTTHEDTVGMNFLEVPECETTEELENEIENRVENLKAVFDTSDYWGINMEAITESMARAMMKSEQPFSVIDMYFILLNADRREDFALDVEDPYIREFCLEIANMEEETIRPLLKRIKSWVENSVIRRIIAHRESTINFRDIIDNDRIVIVRTPVENTDIKKMVTLGVMRNLWSAIQRRSYELDTDPEPYFVLCDEFDDIASDNLDIESMLARARSMRLSVTLASQYPSQFDEDTLKAMQNNCDNLLTFSVNDSDDAELLMKRFRDYTAEDLITTDQFKVWTRIPLSGGRYSEPVLIRTFPPYPPLRGTDAVDRIIEQSLERYGTDPLTDAEILQDLIYSDSNEAANPKQILEETMAKAVRAIQIREDVRTENGWVDVTIVDEELAARLENTEPEIDVAPEDLPDIREESRLLEVTLQNDDIVVRLTDDGETLVKPETGTVRSAGGSSHDAVLFETETALTKRGFSVEILEQDGSEQPDAIATHPDHDAVFNIEAETTTPDRPVKVLQNLKRAHEADRIPIFVVRPGDSETEWATRVENILSPPLQERADGTEQFYNRDEVLTFGGGATAHGGVTAVRPKTSETNRTVWTRKNGEIVLSDGETEFARVPDEGPLSKDSVPAYYSHDRETGQYTVYEAGENQVYDSRDDFEEEWTPIKRPFRPTVDLPDPDCSRDSYLILIHPTDGVPVLFQQGETHELPESLDAGELWTDTSSDKLPQASGSFPSVGADSSVEESVEIDPDSDGIEAFAAMYIREAEEAQVPKATLFQAYSSWTDKHDIDGTNASWFGRKLSNVVDYEDNRARDGDDLVTVYTGINLTSDGSEFLE